A region of Nitrospira sp. CR1.1 DNA encodes the following proteins:
- a CDS encoding SDR family oxidoreductase, giving the protein MSFHERVVLIVGGSGALGRTVTPAFARSGARLISVDRDPPPDEIAAGNAMKADVTDDAAVRRLVDDVIRTAGRLDVLVNLVGGFAMGRVVDTDLSLWQRMLTMNVTSAFLLSKAVLPHMMTRGTGRILHVAAWAAVEPFPGAAAYLVAKSSLLALIRVLALELKGSGVTVNGVLPTTIDTPANRASMPKADPSFWARPESIAETLLFLASDKAAQISGAAIPVGTGGGGASAGTFS; this is encoded by the coding sequence ATGTCATTTCATGAAAGAGTTGTGCTAATTGTGGGAGGCTCCGGCGCACTGGGACGGACTGTCACACCGGCTTTCGCGCGATCCGGCGCCCGTCTCATCAGCGTAGACCGCGATCCGCCGCCGGATGAGATCGCAGCAGGGAACGCGATGAAGGCGGATGTCACCGATGACGCGGCCGTTCGCCGTCTCGTAGATGACGTGATTCGAACAGCAGGCCGTCTTGATGTGTTGGTGAACCTTGTCGGTGGTTTTGCCATGGGGCGTGTGGTGGACACTGATCTGTCGCTCTGGCAAAGGATGTTGACCATGAACGTGACGTCGGCGTTCCTGCTGTCGAAAGCCGTCCTGCCTCACATGATGACACGCGGAACCGGTCGCATCTTGCACGTGGCGGCCTGGGCGGCGGTCGAGCCGTTCCCCGGCGCCGCTGCCTATCTCGTCGCCAAGTCGAGCTTACTCGCGCTCATCCGCGTATTGGCGCTCGAACTGAAAGGGTCGGGAGTGACGGTCAACGGGGTGCTGCCTACCACTATCGATACTCCCGCCAACCGTGCGAGCATGCCGAAGGCCGATCCCTCCTTCTGGGCCAGGCCGGAATCCATCGCCGAGACGCTGCTCTTTCTCGCCTCGGACAAGGCTGCTCAGATCAGCGGGGCCGCAATTCCGGTCGGCACCGGGGGAGGCGGAGCATCCGCAGGTACGTTCTCGTGA
- a CDS encoding thioredoxin domain-containing protein, which yields MATPKQSTTQLSRPVGDQEHVLGSPNAAVTLLEYGDFECPYSQEGTEIARTLFEAFQGRLRFVFRHFPLMKHPHAQQASEAAEAAAAQGKFWEMAEILFANQDRLTDRELTRHAGQIGLDLDRFKRDLSEHRYAETVRADVLSGTESRVTGTPTWFINSEPYDGPDDRETLHAVLQRHICNVEACDP from the coding sequence ATGGCGACGCCCAAACAATCCACCACGCAGTTGTCTCGGCCTGTTGGTGATCAGGAGCATGTTCTTGGCTCACCCAATGCCGCGGTCACGCTTCTCGAGTACGGCGACTTCGAGTGTCCGTACTCGCAAGAGGGGACCGAGATCGCGAGAACGCTGTTCGAAGCATTCCAAGGGCGCCTGCGATTTGTCTTTCGTCACTTCCCTCTGATGAAACATCCCCATGCGCAGCAGGCGTCGGAAGCGGCCGAAGCGGCGGCGGCACAGGGAAAGTTCTGGGAGATGGCGGAGATTTTGTTTGCGAACCAAGACAGACTGACGGACCGGGAGCTGACGAGGCACGCCGGGCAGATTGGATTGGATCTGGACAGGTTCAAACGAGACCTCTCTGAGCACCGTTATGCGGAAACGGTGCGGGCTGATGTCCTCAGCGGGACAGAGAGCAGGGTCACGGGCACGCCGACGTGGTTCATCAACAGTGAACCGTATGACGGTCCGGACGATCGTGAAACATTGCACGCGGTCCTGCAACGGCACATTTGCAACGTCGAAGCCTGCGATCCGTGA
- a CDS encoding pirin family protein gives MKQIAEILRAHGSHWVGDGFPVRSLFSYHHDSAAISPFLLFDYAGPHQFDPTETPRGVGQHPHRGFETVTIVYDGEVAHRDSVGNGGVIGPGDVQWMTAARGILHEEFHSPNYSKTGGPFRMVQLWVNLPAKDKMSPAGYQGITSADIPVVPFAGGRARIIAGEFRGVRGPARTFTSVNLWDLRLQPGADLTLHLPAGHNAMVAVLTGQVVINGAQTAGEAEIVRLEREGSDVSIHADRDAILLILTGEPIDEPVVGYGPFVMNSAAEIRQAADDFNNGRFGHMESSQPLIR, from the coding sequence ATGAAGCAGATTGCAGAAATACTGCGCGCTCATGGCAGCCATTGGGTCGGTGACGGTTTCCCAGTCCGGTCGCTATTTTCCTACCATCATGATAGCGCAGCGATCAGCCCGTTCCTGCTGTTCGATTATGCAGGCCCCCATCAATTCGATCCCACCGAGACGCCACGCGGCGTCGGGCAGCATCCGCATCGTGGATTTGAGACGGTGACCATCGTCTATGACGGAGAGGTGGCGCATCGCGATTCTGTCGGGAATGGCGGGGTCATCGGGCCGGGCGATGTCCAATGGATGACGGCGGCCCGCGGCATCCTTCACGAGGAATTTCACTCACCGAACTACAGCAAGACAGGCGGCCCGTTCAGGATGGTCCAGCTCTGGGTTAATTTGCCGGCCAAAGACAAGATGAGTCCCGCGGGGTATCAGGGGATCACGAGCGCGGACATTCCGGTCGTCCCCTTTGCGGGTGGGCGGGCCAGGATCATCGCCGGCGAATTTCGCGGTGTCCGTGGACCGGCGCGCACGTTCACGTCCGTCAATCTGTGGGATCTCCGTCTCCAACCAGGCGCCGATCTCACGCTTCACCTGCCAGCAGGGCACAATGCCATGGTCGCGGTGCTCACGGGCCAAGTTGTCATCAATGGCGCGCAGACCGCCGGTGAGGCGGAGATCGTTCGCTTGGAGCGAGAGGGCAGCGATGTGTCCATTCACGCCGATCGCGACGCGATCCTGCTCATCTTGACCGGCGAGCCCATCGATGAACCGGTGGTTGGTTATGGCCCGTTCGTCATGAACAGCGCGGCTGAAATTCGGCAGGCCGCCGACGATTTCAACAACGGCCGCTTCGGCCACATGGAGTCATCTCAACCGCTTATCCGTTGA
- a CDS encoding transcriptional regulator, producing MAKNTECPTERTLALISGRWKVMVIYWLLKGERRFNQLQRDLQGITHRTLAKQLREMEADGLVERLDFKEIPPRVEYRVSSRGRSLEPILLAMHDWATAHPQAKRKSRDA from the coding sequence ATGGCAAAGAATACCGAATGCCCGACAGAGCGGACGCTCGCCCTGATCTCCGGTCGTTGGAAAGTGATGGTCATTTACTGGTTGCTGAAGGGCGAGCGGCGCTTTAATCAGTTGCAGCGCGACCTCCAGGGCATCACGCACCGCACGCTCGCAAAGCAGTTACGCGAAATGGAAGCTGATGGTCTCGTGGAACGATTGGACTTCAAGGAAATTCCGCCGCGCGTTGAATATCGGGTCTCCTCGCGAGGACGCTCGCTTGAGCCCATTTTGCTCGCCATGCATGATTGGGCAACCGCACATCCGCAGGCTAAGCGGAAATCCCGGGATGCCTAA
- a CDS encoding DUF393 domain-containing protein gives MRQIDPGTHAWAALERVIVFDGICNWCNAWVNFTMARDRGRFHFATLQSDQGQELLKLLGMPAQDFETFLLLEQGRVFTKSTAALRIAKHLSGCWPLLHLFILIPRSLRDALYNSVARHRYRLMGKAQSCRVPTAEERSRFV, from the coding sequence ATGAGGCAGATCGATCCCGGCACGCATGCATGGGCGGCGCTTGAGCGGGTGATTGTCTTCGACGGCATCTGCAACTGGTGCAATGCCTGGGTCAATTTCACGATGGCTCGGGACCGTGGCCGCTTTCACTTCGCGACGCTGCAGTCCGACCAGGGGCAGGAGCTGCTCAAGCTGTTGGGAATGCCCGCACAAGACTTCGAGACGTTTCTGCTATTGGAGCAAGGCCGGGTGTTCACAAAATCCACCGCGGCGTTGAGAATCGCCAAGCACCTCTCCGGCTGCTGGCCCCTGCTCCACCTGTTCATCCTGATACCTCGCTCCCTGCGCGACGCTCTGTACAACTCTGTGGCGCGCCACCGCTATCGCCTCATGGGCAAGGCCCAATCTTGCCGGGTCCCCACCGCCGAAGAACGCAGCCGGTTTGTCTGA
- a CDS encoding sugar O-acetyltransferase codes for MSERTQDDGRTQKERMLAGDLYIANDAELERASRRAYRLMKEYEARYAADRDAATEVLKELLGAVGSGVHIKPPLFVDYGSNIFVGARTFANYGLVALDVARITIGEDAQIGPNVQLLTPTHPTGPSLRREKYEAAKPIVIGNNVWLGGGAIVLPGVTIGDNSVIGAGSVVTKDIPANVIAVGNPARIVRNL; via the coding sequence ATGTCCGAACGCACACAGGACGATGGTCGCACACAAAAGGAACGGATGTTAGCGGGAGATCTGTACATCGCGAACGACGCGGAGCTCGAACGAGCGTCCCGCCGCGCCTACCGGTTGATGAAGGAGTATGAAGCGCGCTATGCGGCGGATCGAGATGCGGCCACCGAGGTGCTGAAGGAATTGCTGGGAGCGGTCGGGTCTGGAGTCCACATCAAGCCGCCGCTTTTCGTTGATTACGGTAGCAACATCTTCGTTGGAGCGAGGACCTTTGCGAACTATGGCCTGGTCGCTTTAGATGTGGCCCGGATCACAATCGGAGAGGATGCGCAGATCGGTCCCAACGTGCAGCTCCTGACTCCCACTCACCCCACCGGGCCGAGCCTCCGTCGAGAAAAGTATGAGGCGGCTAAGCCGATCGTCATCGGAAACAATGTCTGGCTTGGTGGCGGCGCGATCGTGTTGCCCGGGGTGACGATCGGCGACAACAGCGTCATCGGCGCCGGTTCAGTGGTGACGAAGGACATTCCCGCCAACGTGATTGCCGTCGGCAACCCGGCCCGAATCGTACGGAACCTGTAA
- a CDS encoding MBL fold metallo-hydrolase — protein sequence MATSHTYTVTVLLDVNETQDVDDRAESRSYIVADRETGQAVIIDAVLENVERDVKLLKELGLALLYAVETHVHADHITGASLLKDRTGAQIVYGGGAAGTVTGADLFLPDGQELHIGHTALKALATPGHTDGCTSYVLPGAVFTGDTLFIRGNGRTDLQGGSAAMLFESVRHKLFSLPDDTVVYPGHDYQGRVSSTIGEEKRFNERLNLSIDKEGFIELMNRRKQPLPAKIDIAIPANLRAGRMAR from the coding sequence ATGGCAACGAGCCACACCTATACCGTCACCGTGCTGCTGGACGTGAACGAGACGCAAGATGTCGATGACCGGGCGGAGAGCCGCAGCTACATCGTGGCCGATCGGGAAACAGGCCAGGCCGTCATCATCGATGCCGTCCTTGAGAATGTTGAACGCGATGTGAAACTCCTGAAGGAGCTGGGCTTGGCCCTGCTCTATGCAGTCGAAACCCATGTGCATGCCGATCACATTACCGGAGCCTCGCTGCTCAAGGATCGCACCGGTGCGCAAATCGTGTATGGCGGTGGCGCGGCCGGCACGGTAACGGGTGCCGATCTGTTCCTTCCCGACGGGCAAGAACTGCACATCGGCCATACCGCATTGAAAGCGCTGGCGACGCCCGGTCACACGGATGGCTGCACAAGTTATGTTTTGCCCGGGGCGGTCTTCACGGGAGACACGTTGTTTATTCGAGGCAATGGCCGGACGGATCTCCAAGGGGGGTCCGCAGCCATGCTCTTTGAATCGGTCCGTCATAAGCTCTTTTCGCTGCCGGACGACACGGTCGTCTATCCCGGCCACGACTACCAGGGCAGGGTCTCCTCCACCATCGGCGAAGAAAAACGGTTCAACGAACGGCTCAATCTCTCGATCGACAAGGAGGGGTTCATCGAATTGATGAACAGGCGAAAGCAGCCCCTGCCCGCCAAAATCGATATCGCTATTCCGGCCAATCTGCGCGCCGGTCGCATGGCGCGATGA
- a CDS encoding carbonic anhydrase, producing the protein MYRYLKLSLCLNLILLGFILTGYVGPSVKTTFMPDVEAPVIGNHSRIHPLGVVIGSVTLGDRVFVAPAASVRGDEGRHIHIGNDSNVQDGVVVHGLETFEGDHELPENEVEVDGKPYSVYIGDRVSLAHQSQVHGPAKVGNDTFVGMQALVFRAELGHRVVVEPGAKIIGVKVPSGRYVPALTVVTTQDAADNLPLITDRYPYRNLNEGVVRVNVQLAEARQPQAIAR; encoded by the coding sequence ATGTACCGTTACCTGAAACTGTCCCTCTGCCTGAACCTCATCCTGCTCGGCTTCATCCTCACCGGCTATGTCGGCCCCAGTGTGAAGACGACGTTCATGCCGGACGTCGAAGCGCCGGTCATCGGGAATCACAGCAGGATTCACCCCCTCGGCGTCGTCATTGGGTCTGTCACCCTCGGAGATCGAGTGTTCGTCGCGCCCGCCGCGTCTGTCCGTGGAGATGAAGGGCGACACATCCATATCGGCAACGATAGCAATGTGCAGGATGGAGTTGTGGTCCACGGCCTGGAGACCTTCGAAGGCGACCACGAACTTCCGGAGAACGAAGTCGAGGTGGACGGCAAACCCTATTCAGTGTACATCGGAGATCGCGTGTCGCTGGCCCACCAATCGCAGGTCCACGGACCAGCCAAGGTCGGCAACGACACCTTTGTCGGGATGCAAGCGCTGGTCTTTCGCGCAGAGTTGGGCCATCGTGTGGTCGTCGAACCGGGAGCGAAAATCATCGGCGTGAAGGTGCCTTCAGGACGGTACGTGCCGGCACTCACGGTTGTGACAACCCAGGATGCGGCTGATAACCTGCCGCTCATCACGGATCGCTATCCCTACCGGAACTTGAATGAGGGAGTGGTCCGCGTCAATGTGCAACTAGCCGAAGCCCGGCAACCACAAGCCATTGCTCGCTAA
- a CDS encoding threonine ammonia-lyase has product MVTVQSIAAAASRIASSIYESPLVHSRTLSRLTGNTIFLKLENLQMTGSFKERGALNRILMMTAEERHRGVIAASAGNHAQGVAYHAAQRSIPVQIWMPRSTPLVKLSATRNHGADVVLHGENYDEACRAAMDRSRERQATFIHPFDDDEVIAGQGSLGLELLRQNPALDVIVVPVGGGGLIGGVGCAVKERETQVEVVGVQTARLPSMSAALQSGVPVELPAGPTLADGIAVRTAGSRTLPLVQRYVDQMVNVDEDEIAAAILTLLEGEKTVAEGAGAVALAALLQGKTGHRGKNIAVLVSGGNLDVNLLARIIERGMVRDGRRLRLRVRLPDYPGSLEGLTSVIAKASANIVETSYNRAHYGVGLNEAALDVTMETRGRDHASELLAALTGSRYEFSVIE; this is encoded by the coding sequence ATGGTAACCGTGCAGTCGATCGCCGCCGCGGCCTCGCGCATCGCATCTTCAATCTATGAATCCCCATTGGTTCATTCCAGGACCTTGTCCCGGCTCACCGGCAATACGATCTTTCTCAAACTCGAAAACCTTCAAATGACGGGATCGTTCAAAGAGCGAGGCGCTCTCAATCGGATTCTCATGATGACCGCCGAGGAGCGACACCGCGGCGTTATTGCGGCCTCGGCCGGCAACCACGCGCAGGGCGTGGCCTACCACGCGGCGCAGCGAAGCATTCCCGTCCAGATTTGGATGCCGCGGTCGACGCCCCTGGTGAAGCTCTCGGCGACGCGCAATCACGGCGCGGATGTCGTGCTCCACGGCGAAAATTATGACGAGGCCTGCCGGGCGGCGATGGACCGCAGCCGGGAGCGGCAGGCCACCTTCATCCATCCTTTCGATGACGACGAGGTGATTGCAGGGCAGGGTTCGCTCGGTTTGGAGCTGCTACGGCAGAATCCGGCCTTGGATGTGATCGTTGTGCCCGTTGGAGGCGGAGGGTTGATCGGTGGGGTCGGCTGCGCGGTGAAGGAACGGGAGACCCAGGTGGAAGTCGTGGGTGTCCAAACGGCCCGCCTTCCGTCGATGAGTGCCGCGCTTCAGAGCGGGGTTCCGGTCGAACTGCCGGCCGGCCCGACATTGGCAGACGGGATTGCCGTGAGAACAGCCGGCTCCCGCACGTTGCCGTTGGTGCAACGCTACGTCGATCAGATGGTCAACGTCGATGAAGACGAGATCGCTGCGGCAATCCTCACGTTGCTCGAAGGAGAGAAGACCGTGGCGGAGGGGGCAGGGGCCGTGGCTCTGGCCGCATTGCTGCAGGGCAAGACGGGACATCGCGGTAAAAACATCGCAGTGCTCGTGTCCGGCGGGAATTTGGATGTCAATCTGCTGGCTCGCATCATCGAGCGTGGGATGGTCAGGGACGGCAGGCGGTTGCGGCTGCGCGTGCGGTTGCCGGACTATCCCGGCTCGCTTGAAGGATTGACCTCGGTGATCGCCAAGGCCAGTGCCAATATCGTGGAAACGTCCTACAACCGCGCCCACTATGGCGTCGGACTGAACGAAGCGGCGCTGGACGTGACCATGGAAACGCGCGGGCGAGACCATGCGTCGGAGCTACTGGCGGCGTTGACCGGGTCTCGCTATGAATTCAGCGTGATCGAGTAG
- the pyk gene encoding pyruvate kinase, producing MQKTRIICTIGPATGSYEMLQKLYDAGMSIARLNMSHGDHESHAKVIQHIKTLNRKVKFPIPILLDTQGPEIRTGDLSNELDLRQGEIVSVTTRGPLNVEESSIHINYADLLEAVSVGDRITVDNGLINFEVLEKHERHMRCRVLDGGLLKSKRHVNLPGVRVNLPAITPKDTKDILFGLERDVDFIALSFVREAGDIQQLKTLMGDKVGRVKIVAKIEDQEGVRNLEAIIKESDGIMVARGDLGVEINLEDLPNVQRTIVRLCAEYGKRVIVATHLLESMIHHPHPTRAEVTDVANAIYEEADAVMLSGETTVGKYPVKCVEYLRRIALKSETIPGLQFAKHLRDAGNKQQLAAAAVQLAEGVKAKGIVVITRRGLMADLVANCRPFATNIYAFTNMSQPRRTMLLNRGVLPFKIDFSSDPEKTLQTAFRILKDREQFQAGDKVVIISDVLAQQRVDSIQIRDVPLDDAPVEA from the coding sequence ATGCAAAAGACCCGTATCATCTGCACCATCGGCCCGGCAACAGGCTCCTACGAGATGCTGCAGAAGCTCTATGACGCCGGCATGAGTATCGCCCGTCTGAACATGTCTCACGGAGACCACGAGTCCCACGCCAAGGTGATCCAGCACATCAAGACCCTGAATCGCAAAGTGAAGTTCCCCATCCCCATTCTCCTCGATACGCAAGGTCCGGAAATCCGCACCGGGGATCTCTCGAACGAATTGGATCTGCGGCAAGGCGAGATCGTATCCGTCACGACGCGCGGGCCGTTGAACGTCGAGGAAAGCTCGATCCACATCAACTATGCCGACTTGCTCGAAGCGGTGAGTGTAGGAGACCGGATCACCGTGGACAACGGGCTGATCAATTTCGAGGTGCTGGAGAAACACGAGCGCCACATGCGGTGCCGCGTCTTAGACGGGGGGCTGTTGAAGAGCAAGCGCCACGTGAATCTGCCCGGCGTGCGCGTCAACCTTCCGGCCATCACGCCGAAGGACACGAAAGATATCCTGTTCGGCCTGGAACGGGATGTGGACTTCATCGCGCTCTCATTCGTGCGTGAGGCCGGAGATATCCAGCAGCTAAAGACGCTCATGGGCGATAAGGTCGGAAGGGTAAAAATCGTCGCGAAAATCGAGGATCAGGAAGGGGTCCGGAATCTCGAAGCGATCATCAAGGAGTCGGACGGCATCATGGTGGCGCGTGGAGATTTGGGAGTGGAGATCAACCTGGAAGATCTGCCGAATGTGCAACGCACGATCGTGCGACTCTGCGCCGAATACGGCAAACGCGTGATCGTGGCCACGCATCTCCTCGAATCCATGATCCACCACCCGCACCCCACCCGCGCCGAGGTCACCGACGTAGCCAATGCGATCTACGAAGAAGCCGATGCCGTCATGCTGTCCGGCGAAACCACGGTGGGCAAATATCCGGTGAAATGCGTCGAATACCTCCGCAGAATTGCGCTCAAATCTGAAACGATACCGGGGTTGCAGTTTGCGAAACACTTGCGCGACGCGGGCAATAAGCAGCAGCTGGCAGCAGCGGCCGTGCAGCTCGCGGAGGGGGTCAAGGCCAAAGGGATCGTCGTGATCACCAGACGCGGACTCATGGCCGATCTCGTCGCCAACTGCCGCCCTTTTGCCACCAACATCTATGCCTTCACCAACATGAGCCAACCCCGGCGGACGATGTTGCTCAATCGCGGAGTCTTGCCATTTAAGATTGATTTCAGTTCGGACCCTGAAAAGACGCTCCAAACGGCGTTCCGGATTCTGAAGGATCGTGAGCAGTTCCAGGCCGGAGACAAGGTTGTCATTATTTCAGACGTCCTGGCGCAGCAACGGGTCGACTCGATTCAGATTCGCGACGTACCGCTGGACGATGCGCCGGTGGAGGCCTGA
- a CDS encoding polyketide cyclase, with the protein MPTNTVRLHRVLRSTPERIYRAFLDADAMTKWLPPNGFTGKVHHLDATVGGTFKMSFTNFSTGKSHSFGGTYLELAPHTRIRYTDTFDDPNVPGEMHVTITLKQVSCGTEMTAVQEGIPEMIPVEACYLGWQESLTLLTKLVEAEIPD; encoded by the coding sequence ATGCCGACCAATACCGTCCGCCTTCACCGCGTGCTTCGCTCTACGCCGGAACGAATTTACCGGGCCTTCCTTGATGCGGACGCGATGACGAAATGGCTGCCGCCGAACGGGTTCACTGGGAAAGTGCATCATTTGGACGCCACGGTAGGTGGCACCTTCAAGATGTCGTTCACAAATTTCTCGACCGGGAAAAGCCACTCATTCGGCGGAACATATCTGGAACTCGCACCGCATACGCGAATCCGCTACACGGACACGTTCGACGACCCGAATGTACCGGGGGAGATGCACGTGACCATCACCTTGAAACAGGTGTCGTGCGGGACTGAGATGACCGCCGTGCAAGAAGGGATTCCTGAGATGATTCCCGTGGAAGCCTGTTATCTCGGCTGGCAGGAATCGCTGACGCTGCTCACGAAACTCGTCGAGGCCGAGATTCCCGACTAG
- a CDS encoding DUF2959 family protein, whose translation MTGGLAFVCLAGTGCQTAYYETMEKLGYHKRDLMVTDVKKARDAQQEAKEQFKSALDRFTKTLNVPGGELQDKYDLLNDEYQQSEKRAQAVRSRIASVEDVSEALFTEWEGELKQYSNASLRQKSQKQLTQTRSQYAQLIKAMKRAEAKMDPVLAKLKDHVLFLKHNLNAQAIASLKSELTTVEGNVDALIKDLNASIQEADTFIASMEKETA comes from the coding sequence TTGACTGGCGGACTCGCCTTCGTATGCCTCGCCGGCACCGGTTGCCAGACGGCCTACTATGAAACGATGGAAAAGCTCGGGTATCACAAACGCGACCTGATGGTCACCGATGTCAAAAAAGCCCGTGATGCGCAACAGGAGGCCAAAGAACAGTTCAAGTCGGCGCTGGATCGTTTCACCAAAACGTTGAACGTCCCGGGCGGCGAGTTGCAGGACAAGTACGATCTGTTGAACGACGAATATCAGCAGAGTGAAAAACGCGCGCAAGCCGTTCGCAGCCGCATCGCTTCAGTGGAAGATGTGTCGGAAGCCCTGTTCACGGAGTGGGAAGGGGAATTGAAGCAGTATTCCAACGCGTCGCTCCGTCAGAAAAGTCAGAAGCAGCTCACGCAAACGCGAAGCCAGTATGCGCAGTTGATCAAGGCCATGAAACGTGCGGAGGCGAAGATGGACCCCGTCCTAGCCAAGCTCAAAGACCATGTCTTGTTTCTGAAGCACAACCTAAACGCGCAGGCCATTGCGTCGCTCAAGAGTGAATTGACCACGGTGGAGGGGAACGTCGACGCGCTGATCAAGGATCTCAACGCCTCCATCCAGGAAGCGGATACCTTCATTGCGTCCATGGAAAAGGAGACCGCCTGA
- a CDS encoding PAS domain S-box protein produces the protein MTAHSSLPPHDKPRQQADTDLERLFELSLDMLCIANAESYFTRLSPSCTRTLGWSLDELMSRPFLDFVHPDDRASTILEVERQIGRGEPVLEFQNRYQHKNGTWRLLSWKSSPHPDGHLYAIARDVTEREQAQQVLQRSHQELEHRVQERTAELQQRNGDLETLLYITSHDLREPIRSISNFSQLVRERYGDRLDSKGTDYIDRIIRSAQRMDQLMEDLLTLSRAQRLEMPYEEVRGDDLVIAALTQLDETIRRTGARVEVAANFPSFRVNTTWITQALYNLIANALKFHRDGEVPDIEVAPFWLAEDSRPLAGIVVRDRGIGVEPDQAHRIFQLFQRAVGREVSGTGAGLAIVQQIAHRHGGRAWVQPRDGGGSEFFLLFGSQSLINTKPTP, from the coding sequence ATGACAGCACATTCCTCCCTGCCCCCGCACGATAAACCGCGGCAGCAGGCTGACACGGATCTCGAACGTTTGTTCGAGCTGTCCCTGGACATGCTCTGCATTGCGAATGCCGAGAGCTATTTCACGCGCCTGAGTCCCTCGTGTACCCGCACATTAGGCTGGAGCCTCGATGAATTGATGAGTCGTCCGTTCCTCGACTTCGTGCATCCCGACGACCGGGCCAGCACGATCCTTGAGGTCGAGCGCCAGATCGGCAGAGGCGAACCGGTCCTGGAATTTCAAAACCGCTATCAGCACAAGAACGGAACTTGGCGGCTGCTGTCGTGGAAATCCTCTCCGCACCCAGACGGACATCTGTATGCCATTGCACGCGACGTCACGGAGCGTGAGCAGGCGCAGCAGGTGTTACAACGGTCCCACCAGGAATTGGAACATCGCGTGCAGGAGCGCACGGCGGAACTCCAACAACGCAATGGCGATTTGGAAACGCTGCTGTATATCACCTCACACGATCTGCGTGAGCCCATCCGGTCGATCTCAAACTTCTCGCAATTGGTACGCGAGCGCTACGGAGACCGGCTGGACTCCAAAGGGACCGATTACATCGATCGAATCATTCGCTCGGCACAACGGATGGATCAGCTCATGGAGGATCTGCTCACGCTGTCGAGGGCGCAACGTTTGGAGATGCCCTATGAAGAGGTCCGCGGCGACGACTTGGTCATCGCGGCTTTGACGCAACTGGATGAAACGATCCGGCGCACGGGCGCGCGCGTCGAGGTCGCCGCCAATTTTCCCTCATTTCGAGTGAATACCACGTGGATCACGCAGGCGTTGTACAACTTGATTGCGAACGCGCTGAAGTTTCACCGGGATGGAGAGGTTCCCGATATTGAGGTCGCCCCGTTCTGGCTGGCGGAGGATTCGCGCCCGCTTGCAGGCATTGTGGTGCGAGACCGCGGAATCGGGGTTGAGCCGGATCAGGCCCATCGGATCTTCCAATTGTTTCAACGGGCGGTGGGGCGCGAGGTGAGCGGCACGGGCGCGGGATTGGCTATTGTCCAACAGATTGCGCATCGGCACGGTGGACGCGCGTGGGTGCAACCGCGAGACGGCGGCGGGTCTGAATTCTTCCTGCTCTTCGGAAGCCAATCACTCATCAACACGAAACCGACGCCCTGA
- a CDS encoding carboxymuconolactone decarboxylase family protein — protein sequence MSQTSTSLEQEQAVGLYDLTNLGKMKDLGTLAPEAMAAFVAFDKAALADGTIPKKYKELIALAVACTTQCPYCIDIHTNSARKLGATEPELAETVLVAAALRAGGAITHGTHALK from the coding sequence ATGTCGCAGACATCGACCAGCTTGGAACAGGAGCAAGCCGTTGGGCTCTACGATCTGACCAATCTCGGCAAGATGAAGGACCTCGGCACCCTGGCGCCGGAAGCGATGGCGGCATTTGTCGCGTTCGACAAGGCGGCCCTGGCCGACGGAACCATTCCCAAAAAGTACAAGGAGCTGATCGCACTGGCAGTCGCCTGTACCACGCAATGCCCCTATTGCATCGATATCCATACGAACAGTGCGCGGAAATTAGGCGCGACTGAACCGGAGCTGGCTGAAACGGTGCTCGTCGCAGCCGCATTGCGCGCTGGCGGCGCTATCACGCATGGCACCCACGCGTTGAAGTGA